One Desulfatitalea tepidiphila genomic region harbors:
- a CDS encoding ATP-binding protein yields the protein MKIKRKIIQIDEEKCDGCGNCVIGCAEGALAIVDGKAKVISDNLCDGLGACIGECPQGALTIIEREAEAFDEEAVEARLSTRQQDVPKEKPMACGCPSAQIQSFSPCAKANRPVRQTAENESTLSHWPVQIRLVPPDAPFLKGADLLVAADCVPVAFPSFHQDFLQGKTVMLGCPKFDDVQLYVEKFAAIFKTAGIKRITIVIMEVPCCAGMPRIVQKAMEKAGVQIPVEQVVVSTRGRILETRKVA from the coding sequence ATGAAGATAAAGCGTAAAATCATTCAAATAGACGAAGAGAAGTGCGACGGCTGCGGCAATTGCGTGATCGGCTGTGCCGAGGGGGCCCTGGCCATCGTGGACGGCAAAGCCAAAGTCATTTCAGATAACCTTTGCGACGGTTTGGGCGCCTGTATCGGCGAATGCCCCCAAGGGGCGCTGACAATCATCGAACGGGAAGCCGAAGCGTTCGATGAGGAGGCCGTCGAGGCACGCCTGTCGACCCGCCAGCAAGACGTTCCGAAAGAAAAACCCATGGCCTGCGGCTGTCCTTCGGCCCAGATCCAAAGTTTCAGCCCGTGCGCCAAAGCCAATCGGCCCGTGCGCCAGACCGCGGAAAATGAGTCGACCTTATCCCATTGGCCGGTGCAGATCCGCCTGGTGCCGCCCGACGCTCCATTCCTGAAAGGCGCGGACCTGCTGGTCGCAGCCGATTGCGTTCCAGTGGCATTTCCGTCGTTTCACCAGGATTTCCTGCAAGGCAAAACAGTGATGCTGGGATGCCCCAAGTTCGACGACGTCCAGCTCTATGTGGAAAAGTTCGCCGCCATCTTCAAGACAGCCGGCATCAAACGTATCACCATCGTGATCATGGAGGTGCCATGTTGCGCCGGGATGCCCAGAATCGTTCAAAAAGCGATGGAGAAGGCCGGCGTACAGATTCCTGTCGAGCAGGTGGTGGTCAGCACCCGTGGCCGCATCCTCGAAACACGTAAGGTGGCCTGA